A stretch of Ipomoea triloba cultivar NCNSP0323 chromosome 11, ASM357664v1 DNA encodes these proteins:
- the LOC115995936 gene encoding protein FAR1-RELATED SEQUENCE 5-like, producing the protein MGHAPNYIIIDQDPAIRVILGKVFPATRHRFCMWHIMTKLGEKAGPVLAKDDVFRRKLNAIVWNEMINIDEFEEKWKGLMEDYELVESTWFQEMFELRSFWIPAYFRDMDMGGLIRTTSRSKGENSIFGRFFSNHSTLVEFLMHFESALDAQRYEEAELNAACEGHFAKFKTPLLLERHAASEYTVSIFHEVQTEIEKSCFSCSVISIAKNGQIDSYEIKRDDDTVLCVTHNPNDETISCTCRMFTRVGLLCRHIFLIFKDCRIDRIPA; encoded by the coding sequence ATGGGCCATGCACCAAACTACATCATAATAGACCAAGACCCGGCGATTAGGGTCATACTCGGGAAGGTATTTCCAGCCACGCGCCACCGTTTTTGCATGTGGCATATAATGACAAAACTGGGGGAGAAGGCAGGGCCTGTTCTAGCAAAGGATGACGTCTTCCGTAGGAAATTAAATGCAATTGTTTGGAATGAGATGATCAACATAGATGAATTTGAAGAGAAGTGGAAGGGTCTAATGGAGGACTACGAGTTAGTGGAGTCAACCTGGTTTCAAGAAATGTTTGAGTTGCGCTCATTTTGGATCCCCGCCTATTTTAGGGACATGGATATGGGTGGATTAATACGGACCACGTCCCGTTCAAAAGGAGAAAACAGTATATTTGGACGATTCTTCAGCAACCACTCAACCTTAGTTGAGTTCTTAATGCATTTCGAGAGTGCACTCGATGCACAACGATATGAAGAAGCTGAATTGAACGCAGCATGTGAAGGCCACTTCGCCAAGTTCAAAACCCCTCTACTGCTAGAGCGTCATGCTGCTTCAGAATACACAGTATCTATATTTCACGAGGTACAAACCGAGATTGAGAAAAGTTGTTTTTCATGCAGTGTGATTTCTATAGCGAAAAATGGGCAAATAGATTCCTATGAGATTAAAAGAGATGATGACACCGTATTATGTGTTACCCACAATCCTAATGATGAGACTATAAGCTGTACCTGCAGGATGTTTACGCGTGTTGGGTTATTATGCCGCCATATATTCCTCATTTTCAAAGACTGCCGAATAGATCGCATTCCCGCCTAG
- the LOC115997325 gene encoding uncharacterized protein LOC115997325 — translation MERGVRVNGGDYFNQLDRSTVSMPPSGGAGGVADGDGSVGGGGGVNYIEHPVSKLDTLAGVAIRYGVEVADIKRMNGLVTDLQMFALKTLQIPLPGRHPPSPILSNGVDKQGPSSLEQTQPNRRYSDLFDSLQSLKLKPSPQRKVSPAMSSLQDYYGIKPADQKSASEGFEMAVYRKAGLHDPEDGPFTMPAPLSSQPPSLHGKSKSVANGFMTQNGDLVDHASTQDAKDNGSDSWVEKLVRRRQKSDADFLSTPERLLKEDNSSGGGFSTIAGKGLALRPKSASRTVSAADGEASLINPIPIGLGDSLIAENLVGVRKSSSTPSLQDSDSSTLASLWPTLTTASITKPIFDGLPKPITGRRNKAALD, via the exons ATGGAAAGAGGGGTCAGAGTGAATGGAGGAGATTACTTTAATCAGTTGGATCGCTCTACAGTATCGATGCCGCCGTCCGGCGGCGCTGGCGGCGTTGCTGACGGTGATGGGAGCGTCGGTGGCGGCGGCGGGGTGAATTATATCGAACACCCAGTCTCCAAATTGGATACCCTTGCTGGTGTTGCTATTCGGTACGGCGTTGAG GTGGCTGATATTAAGAGGATGAATGGTCTGGTTACTGATCTCCAAATGTTTGCTCTAAAGACACTTCAAATTCCTTTACCAGGGAGGCATCCGCCATCTCCAATTCTGTCAAATGGTGTAGATAAACAAGG ACCTAGCAGTTTGGAGCAGACCCAACCTAACCGTAGATACTCTGATCTATTTGATTCGTTGCAGTCGTTAAAACTGAAACCTTCTCCACAACGAAAAGTTTCTCCAGCAATGAGCAGTTTACAAGATTATTATGGTATTAAACCAGCAGATCAGAAAAGTGCATCTGAAGGTTTTGAAATGGCTGTCTACCGAAAGGCTGGATTACATGATCCAGAGGATGGCCCATTTACCATGCCAGCACCTCTATCTAGCCAACCACCAAGTCTCCATGGAAAGTCTAAAAGTGTAGCAAATGGTTTTATGACACAGAATGGTGATTTGGTGGATCATGCATCAACCCAAGATGCTAAAGATAATGGCTCAGATAGTTGGGTAGAGAAACTGGTCAGAAGGCGTCAAAAATCTGATGCTGATTTCTTGAGCACACCAGAAAGGCTGCTGAAGGAAGATAACAGTAGTGGCGGTGGGTTTTCGACCATAGCAGGAAAAGGTTTGGCTTTGCGGCCTAAATCAGCTAGTCGAACTGTCTCAGCTGCTGATGGTGAAGCAAGTTTGATAAATCCTATCCCTATCGGTTTGGGCGATTCACTTATTGCTGAGAATCTGGTAGGAGTTAGAAAGTCATCAAGCACACCAAGCTTGCAGGATTCAGATAGCAGCACACTGGCATCCCTGTGGCCAACACTCACTACTGCATCCATTACAAAACCAATCTTTGATGGCTTACCGAAACCAATAACTGGCCGAAGAAACAAGGCTGCACTTGATTAG
- the LOC115995937 gene encoding uncharacterized protein LOC115995937: MDNIDTDQNSIEDNSQTIRNQMWREIHSCVGLVSGDNKKMEALTRLLREHKQALMLDHGPTERSRRNIKIIEELCGTVTQADVYIRPPVVAKTKGSGKRIKSKREIAIEAGAKRARRCHKCDKYGNHDSRNCTNVT; the protein is encoded by the coding sequence ATGGATAATATAGACACAGACCAAAACTCAATAGAGGACAACTCCCAAACTATCAGAAATCAAATGTGGAGAGAAATACACTCATGCGTGGGGTTAGTCAGTGGGGACAACAAGAAAATGGAAGCACTCACACGCCTGCTCCGGGAGCACAAGCAAGCTTTAATGTTAGACCATGGCCCAACCGAGCGAAGCAGGAGAAATATAAAAATCATTGAGGAGCTATGCGGAACAGTAACACAGGCAGATGTGTACATCCGACCCCCTGTTGTGGCAAAAACCAAGGGCAGTGGCAAAAGGATAAAAAGCAAACGGGAGATAGCAATAGAAGCGGGAGCGAAACGAGCACGCCGTTGTCACAAATGTGACAAATATGGAAACCATGATAGCCGTAACTGCACAAATGTGACATGA